The Deinococcus yavapaiensis KR-236 genomic sequence TTCGTGATCGGAGACATGGCCCTCGCCACCGACCCGAAGACGAACAAGCCCGTTCCGACGACCGCCCAGCACGCCGGCCAGCAAGGACGCCTCACGGGCAAGAACATCATGCGCCTCACGCGCGGCGAGACGCTGGAGGCGTACGAGCCGTCCACCCTCGGCGAGTTCGTCTCGCTCGGCGGCCTCATGGCCGTCGGTTGGATGAAGTTGCCGTGGAACCAGAAGCTCGCCATGACGGGCGGCCTCGCGCACGTCATGAAGCGTGCGTCCGAATGGCGTTGGCGCGCCAGCATCGGCGATCCTATCTAAACGAAGCGACGTGAAAGAGCAGGCGGAGGGTATCCTCCGCCTGCTCTTTCGGCATGGCCACACGCCCGCTTCACCCTCGGATACGGAAGGTGTGAAAAAGCCGTGAAGTTCACTTCATCCTGGCGGGCGAATTGTAAGATGAAGTGGTGCGACGCCTGAACGACATCGAAGCCGACGTTTCGCTGTCGCTTCCCAAAGCCGTCGAGCGCATCTCGTCCGTCGAGGACGCCTTGCGGGCGCTCACGACCATCACCAGCACCCTACCCGCAGACTTGCAAGCGCGCGACATGTACGAGCGGGTGCTCAGCGTCGCCGCGCTCATCATCCCCGACATCACGTGCGGCAGCATCATCGTGCGCCGCGCCGACGGACGCTACGCTTACGCGGCCAGCCTCAAGCACGACCTCGAACTGCTCAAGCTCGTGACGTTCACGCGAGAAGAGCTCGACATGCAAAGTGGCGTGCGCGTCGTGCCGTCCTTGCGAGATCTCAACACCCGCGTCCTCGACGCGCGCCGCTGCGAGCTGATCGAGGCGAGCAACGGCGCCTTGATCGTCGAGTCCACGTTGATCGTCCCGGTGTACCTCGGCGGGCAGATCGAGGCCGCCTTGTACCTCGACAGTCCCAGGCCCGCCGAGGAACTCGGCAAGTACGCCGAGGTCGCCAAAGTGTTCGGCGCGCACGTCGAACTCGCCTTGTGGCGCGCCCGCGTCGCCGAGCAGGCGCGGCGAGCGCAACGCGACCTCGCGTTGCGCTCGCGCTTGCGCGACGTTCTGTCTGCCGAAGGTGACCTCGCCGAACTGTTCGAAGCCATCGTGCGCGCCATCCACGAGGAATTCGGCTTCGCTCACGTCGCCGTCGCCTTGATCGAGGACGGCCAGATCGTGCCGCGGGCGCACGTCGGCTACGGCTTCTTGCAGTCCAGCTACACCTTCGAAGGCGTCGTTGGCCGCGTCGTGTGCACCGGAGAGTCGTCGCTGGTCGTCGACGTGACGCGCGACCCCGACTACATCGCCGAAAATCCGCGGGTCGTCAGCGAACTGTGCGTTCCTCTGCGCTCGGGCGACCACATCATCGGCATCATCAACATCGAAAGCGAGGACGCCACCCTCGACGACGCGGACCTCGGCAGCATCAGCAGCCTCGCCGATCATCTCGGGCGCGCCATCGAACGCGCCCGTCTCTTCGAGCAGACGCGGGCGTCGGAGCGGCGCTACCGAGCGCTGTACGACGCCGCCGAACGTTCGCGCCGCGAACTCGACTTGCTTCACGGCGTTCGCAGCGCGCTCGCTCAGGAACTCGACGTTCCGTGCGCCCTGCGCGCCGTCACCGAGGCGGTCGCACGCACCTTCGGCTACACCCAGATCAGCATCTACTTCATTCACGAAGACGACCTCGTGCTGCAACATCAAGTCGGCTACGATCAGGTCGTGTCGAGCGTGCCGCTTTCCAAGGGCGTGATGGGACGCGTCGCGACGACCGGTCGAGCGGAACTTATCGACGACGTTCGTTCGGAGCCGCGCTTCATCGGAGCGGTCGAGGACATCGCCTCGGAAGTGTGCGTGCCCCTCCGGCGACACGGGCAGGTCCTGGGCGTGCTCAACGTCGAAAGCCGCGGCGGAGTGAGCCTCACCGGAAACGACTTGCGGCTCGCGCAGACGGTGGCAGGCTACATCGAGACGACCTTGGAGTTGTCGTCTTTGCACGACGAGGTGCGCGAGCGCGAAAACCGCTACCGTCTGCTCGCCGAGAACATGAGCGACCTCGTGTGCTTGCACGGACCCGACGGCTCGTACCGCTACCTCAGCCCGTCCGTGCGAACTCGGCTCGGCTACGACCCCGAGGAACTCAAGGGCTTCAC encodes the following:
- a CDS encoding EAL domain-containing protein; amino-acid sequence: MRRLNDIEADVSLSLPKAVERISSVEDALRALTTITSTLPADLQARDMYERVLSVAALIIPDITCGSIIVRRADGRYAYAASLKHDLELLKLVTFTREELDMQSGVRVVPSLRDLNTRVLDARRCELIEASNGALIVESTLIVPVYLGGQIEAALYLDSPRPAEELGKYAEVAKVFGAHVELALWRARVAEQARRAQRDLALRSRLRDVLSAEGDLAELFEAIVRAIHEEFGFAHVAVALIEDGQIVPRAHVGYGFLQSSYTFEGVVGRVVCTGESSLVVDVTRDPDYIAENPRVVSELCVPLRSGDHIIGIINIESEDATLDDADLGSISSLADHLGRAIERARLFEQTRASERRYRALYDAAERSRRELDLLHGVRSALAQELDVPCALRAVTEAVARTFGYTQISIYFIHEDDLVLQHQVGYDQVVSSVPLSKGVMGRVATTGRAELIDDVRSEPRFIGAVEDIASEVCVPLRRHGQVLGVLNVESRGGVSLTGNDLRLAQTVAGYIETTLELSSLHDEVRERENRYRLLAENMSDLVCLHGPDGSYRYLSPSVRTRLGYDPEELKGFTPFDLMHPEEYESIAFMTLRRLQSGQAQQLRLRLRRKDGAYAWFEASITPIRENGRLSGFVSTSRDITERKQAEDRLAWSATHDALTELPNRTLFESRLRAAHAEARRRGAARYAVLFLDLDRFKIINDSLGHRVGDELLVEFTRRLSSAVPAGSIVARLGGDEFAVLVEHLSDLREAELIAGRLEDALDAPLLVSGRELRVTVSIGIAPGRLDHRDSLDALRDADIGMYRAKRSATQRHAVFDTTMHDAAMRRLQLEGDLPRALRARELRLVYQPIVNLPTSRVEGVEALLRWTHPVLGEVRPEEFIRVAEETGLIVPLGEWVLQEACTQVRVWQREFADCCLDLHVNVSARQFYQPGLVETLARVLQDSGCDPERLNLEITESAIMQHDAISADILTHLRRLGARVQIDDFGTGYSSLASLHRFPIDALKIDRSFVARLGRDTTSSSIVQTVVTLARALGIGAVAEGVETSEQRTHLVRLGCHLAQGFLFSHPLPPQEITSILRRGAYLAPHGPTA